Proteins co-encoded in one Papaver somniferum cultivar HN1 chromosome 5, ASM357369v1, whole genome shotgun sequence genomic window:
- the LOC113277615 gene encoding homeobox-leucine zipper protein HOX3-like encodes MAISPSSNSPSCLDLTISVPGFASSSSASSSSPLSLVPSSEGGGSCSMKNLDMNQVPTFTYSLMEEEEEIDHEYLTIGTRSSLLLDDHDQESGGDGKAPPRKKLRLSKEQSRLLEESFRENHTLNPKQKEALAFQLKLKPRQVEVWFQNRRARTKLKQTEMECEYLKRCFGSLTEENRRLQREVEQLRALRVGPPTILSPNSFEPLQASNITMCPRCERVTTNSGNASDKCPSAGKTANKQVHHHVLLDSRQPWAAY; translated from the exons ATGGCGATTTCACCATCATCAAATAGTCCTTCTTGTTTAGACTTAACAATCTCTGTACCTGgttttgcttcttcttcttcagcttcttccTCATCTCCTTTATCTCTTGTTCCTTCTTCAG AAGGAGGAGGATCATGTTCAATGAAGAATTTGGATATGAATCAAGTACCAACCTTTACTTATTCattaatggaagaagaagaagaaatagatcATGAGTACTTGACAATAGGCACAAGATCATCACTACTGCTGGATGATCATGATCAAGAGAGTGGGGGTGATGGTAAAGCTCCTCCTCGTAAGAAATTACGTCTCTCTAAAGAACAGTCTCGTTTACTTGAAGAAAGTTTCAGAGAAAATCACACCTTAAATCCT AAACAAAAAGAAGCATTGGCGTTTCAGTTGAAGCTTAAACCACGCCAAGTTGAAGTCTGGTTCCAAAACCGCAGAGCTAG GACTAAGTTAAAGCAGACAGAGATGGAGTGTGAATATCTAAAGAGATGTTTTGGTTCATTGACAGAAGAAAACAGAAGATTACAAAGGGAAGTTGAACAACTTAGGGCATTAAGAGTTGGTCCACCAACAATATTATCACCAAATAGTTTTGAACCATTACAAGCATCAAATATCACTATGTGTCCGCGCTGCGAACGTGTAACAACAAATAGTGGTAATGCATCTGATAAGTGTCCTTCTGCTGGTAAGACTGCTAATAAGCAAGTTCATCATCACGTACTACTAGACTCAAGACAACCTTGGGCTGCTTATTGA